One genomic region from Rosa rugosa chromosome 1, drRosRugo1.1, whole genome shotgun sequence encodes:
- the LOC133726754 gene encoding uncharacterized protein LOC133726754, which produces MLLSGVNAIGFQQGFQRPRNDPFSNTYNPGWRDHPNFRWKDNDNVQNAPQGFQQRPQGFYQKPQPPNPTPFNSNFNSNASSSSNDELIRTLTKSTQALIAGQTHHGNQINAISTDVNEMKKQMSQVVEFMGKFHEQGKLPSGTIPNPHFEQAQFVTTRSGKTLVDPPKPPKKVSTSIIEEEEDPATSKAQLTSPPSNEKPNTQGHVSNSFNSVIANPSSSPLPFPSRYAKSKKDEAEKAILETFKNVQINIPLLEAIKQIPKYAKFLKELCTTRRQNREKEVVKVSENVSAVLQRRMPQKCKDPGSFSIPCVIGTSRFENAMLDLGASINVMPYSVYETLGLGELKHDNVIIQLADRSNAYPKGLVEDVLVQVGELIFPADFYVLEMEESPKSGTPLLLGRPFMRTARTKIDVYSGSLTMEFDGEIIGFNIFEAMRYPLVDFSSCFSIDILDELAQKFMEMMNEDTLVSTIANGVGIIKDDTTNPKEELTAIHSDSIMEHVAFLEATPFELGNVSSVFISPSTNKPLPSVIQAPTLELKQLPDHLKYAYLGENETLPVIISSSLTSPQEGRLVEMLKQHKTAIGWTLADIRGISPTTCVHRILLEEGAKPTREAQRRLNPPMMEVVKKEVIKLLDCGVIYPISDSKWVSPVQVVPKKSGITVVKNAENELVPQRTVTGHRVCIDYRKLNATTRKDHFPLPFIDQMLERLAGHEFY; this is translated from the coding sequence atgctcctatcaggtgTCAACGCCATAGGTTTCCAACAAGGGTTCCAACGTCCTAGGAATGATCCATTCTCGAATACTTACAatcctggatggagggaccaccctAACTTTCGTTGGAAGGACAATGACAACGTTCAAAATGCACCTCAAGGCTTCCAACAACGTCCTCAAGGCTTTTATCAAAAGCCCCAACCTCCTAACCCTACTCCTTTTAATTCAAACTTTAATTccaatgcttcttcttcttctaatgatgAGTTGATTCGAACCCTAACTAAAtctactcaagctttgattgCAGGTCAAACTCATCATGGGAATCAAATCAATGCTATATCTACGGATGTCAATGAGATGAAGAAGCAAATGAGTCAAGTTGTGGAGTTTATGGGTAAGTTTCATGAGCAAGGAAAGCTACCAAGTGGTACCATCCCAAATCCTCACTTTGAGCAAGCCCAATTCGTCACTACAAGGAGTGGTAAGACCCTTGTAGATCCTCCAAAGCCTCCCAAGAAGGTCTCAACGTCCATaatagaggaggaggaggaccctgcaacgtccaaggcTCAATTGACGTCTCCACCTTCCAATGAAAAACCGAATACTCAAGGACATGTTTCTAACTCTTtcaattcggttattgctaatccatcttcttctcctttgccTTTCCCAAGCAGATATGCTAAGTCCAAGAAGGATGAGGCCGAAAAGGCCATCTTGGAAACTTTTAAGAATGTGCAAATCAACATCCCTCTCCTTGAGGCCATCAAGCAAATtcctaagtatgccaagtttTTGAAGGAactttgcaccacaaggagaCAAAACCGTGAGAAGGAAGTGGTgaaggtaagtgagaatgtcTCAGCTGTACTTCAACGCAGAATGCCTcaaaagtgtaaggatccaggGAGTTTTTCTATCCCTTGTGTCATTGGAACAAGTAGATTCGAAAATGCCATGCTAGACTTAGGGGCGTCTATAAATGTCATGCCttattctgtttatgaaacTCTAGGTCTAGGTGAGCTTAAGCATGATAATGTTATTATTCAGTTGGCAGATCGATCTAATGCATACCCAAAGGGGTTAGTTGAGGATGTACTTGTGCAGGTTGGTGAGCTAATCTTTCCAGCTGACTTCTATGTCCTAGAGATGGAGGAGTCCCCAAAAAGTGGAACGCCATTGTTGCTAGGCCGCCCCTTCATGAGGACGGCTAGGACAAAAATTGATGTCTATTCTGGCTCATTAACAATGGAGTTCGATGGCGAaattattggcttcaacatttttgaagcaATGAGGTATCCTTTGGTTGATTTTTCATCATGTTTTTCTATTGATATACTTGATGAACTTGCGCAGAAATTCATGGAGATGATGAATGAGGATACTTTGGTTTCAACCATTGCCAATGGCGTTGGAATAATAAAGGATGACACTACCAACCCTAAGGAGGAGCTCACGGCCATTCATAGTGATTCCATAATGGAACATGTTGCTTTTCTTGAAGCAACACCATTCGAGCTAGGTAATGTTTCTTCTGTGTTTATTTCTCCCTCTACTAATAAACCTTTACCTTCAGTGATTCAGGCACCTACCTTGGAACTTAAGCAATTACCGGATCACTTGAAGTATGCTTACTTGGGGGAAAACGAAACATTACCTGTCATCATTTCATCATCCCTGACGTCACCTCAAGAGGGTAGATTAGTGGAGATGCTTAAGCAACACAAGACTGCAATTGGTTGGACTTTAGCGGATATCAGAGGAATTAGCCCTACCACTTGTGTGCATCGGATTTTGCTTGAGGAGGGAGCCAAGCCAACTAGGGAGGCTCAAAGACGTTTGAACCCacctatgatggaagttgtgaagaaggaagtCATCAAGCTTCTTGATTGTGGCGTCATTTACCCTATCTCAGACTCCAAATGGGTTTCACCagttcaagttgtgccaaagaaGTCTGGGATAACTGTTGTGAAGAATGCAGAGAATGAGTTAGTGCCTCAGAGGACTGTGACTGGACATAGAGTTTGCATAGACTATAGGAAGCTCAACGCCACCACTAGGAAGGATCACTTCCCTTTGCCATTTATTGATCAAATGCTTGAGCGGTTAGCTGGTCATGAGTTCTATTGA